In Bradyrhizobium sp. 200, the sequence AATGCCGACAATCGATCGCGACGGGGTCAAGATCTACTACGAGGTTCACGGCGCCGGCCCACCGCTGTTGCTGACCCACGGCTACTCATCGACCAGTGGGATGTGGCAGGGCCAGATCGCGGCCTTGTCGAAACATCACAAACTCGTGTTGTGGGACATGCGCGGCCACGGCCAATCCGGTTACCCCGAGGATATCGCAGCCTATAGCGAAGCACTGACGGTGGCCGACATGGCGGCACTGCTCGACGCCGTCGGCGCCGAGAAGGCGATCGTCGGCGGGCTCTCGCTTGGCGGCTACATGTCGCTGGCGTTCTACCGCGCCCATCCGGACCGCGTCCGCGCGCTGTTGATCATCGATACGGGTCCGGGCTTCAAGAAGGACGAGGCGCGCGAGGTCTGGAACAAGCGCGCGCATGACACCGGCGACCGCTTCGAGCGCGAAGGACTGGAAGTTCTGAAATCGGCCAGCCGGGAACGCTCCAGCGTGACCCATCGCGACGCCTCGGGACTGGCGCGTGCCGCGCGCGGCATGTTGACCCAGCGCGATGCCCGCGTGATCGAGTCCCTGCCCAACATCAAGGTGCCGTCGCTGATCGTGGTCGGCGCCGACGACACGCCGTTCCTGGCTGCCTCGGACTACATGGCCGCCAAGATTCCCGGCGCGCAGAAGGTGGTGATCCCGGCCGCTGGCCACGCCGTCAACATCGACCAGCCGCGGGCCTT encodes:
- a CDS encoding alpha/beta fold hydrolase, with product MPTIDRDGVKIYYEVHGAGPPLLLTHGYSSTSGMWQGQIAALSKHHKLVLWDMRGHGQSGYPEDIAAYSEALTVADMAALLDAVGAEKAIVGGLSLGGYMSLAFYRAHPDRVRALLIIDTGPGFKKDEAREVWNKRAHDTGDRFEREGLEVLKSASRERSSVTHRDASGLARAARGMLTQRDARVIESLPNIKVPSLIVVGADDTPFLAASDYMAAKIPGAQKVVIPAAGHAVNIDQPRAFIDAVLPFLDALDTKATTKVAS